In Cynocephalus volans isolate mCynVol1 chromosome 3, mCynVol1.pri, whole genome shotgun sequence, one DNA window encodes the following:
- the COCH gene encoding cochlin translates to MSAAWIPGLCLGVCLLLLPEPAGSQGAVPVAITCFTRGLDIRKEKADVLCPGGCPLEEFSVFGNIVYASVSSICGAAIHRGVISNSGGPVRVYSLPGRENYSSVNANGIQSQTLSRWSASFTVTKGKSGNQEATGQAASTARPPTGKRLKKTPEKKTGNKDCKADIAFLIDGSFNIGQRRFNLQKNFVGKVALMLGIGTEGPHVGLVQASEHPKIEFYLKNFTSAKDVLFAIKEVGFRGGNSNTGKALKHTAQKFFKADTGARKGIPKVVVVFIDGWPSDDIEEAGIVAREFGVNVFIVSVAKPIPEELGMVQDVAFVDKAVCRNNGFFSYHMPNWFGTTKYVKPLVQKLCTHEQMMCSKTCYNSVNIAFLIDGSSSVGDSNFRLMLEFVSNIAKTFEISDIGAKIAAVQFTYDQHTEFSFTDYSTKENILAVIRNIRYMSGGTATGDAISFTVRNVFGPMRDSPNKNFLVIITDGQSYDDVRGPAAAAHDAGITIFSVGVAWAPLDDLKDMASKPKESHAFFTREFTGLEPIVSDIIRGICRDFLESQQ, encoded by the exons ATGTCTGCAGCCTGGATCCCGGGTCTTTGCCTCG GTGTctgtctgctgctgctgccggAGCCCGCGGGCAGCCAGGGAGCCG TTCCTGTAGCTATCACCTGCTTTACCAGAGGCTTGGACatcaggaaagagaaggcagaTGTTCTCTGCCCAGGTGGCTGCCCTCTTGAGGAATTCTCTGTGTTTGGGAACATAGTATATGCTTCTGTATCGAGCATATGTGGGGCTGCAATCCACAG AGGAGTAATCAGCAACTCAGGGGGACCTGTGCGAGTCTATAGCCTACCTGGTCGAGAAAACTATTCCTCAGTAAATGCCAATGGCATCCAGTCTCAAACGCTTTCCAGATGGTCTGCTTCTTTCACAGTGACTA AAGGCAAAAGTGGTAACCAGGAAGCCACGGGACAAGCAGCATCCACCGCACGTCCACCAACAG GTAAACGATTAAAGAAAACACCTGAGAAGAAAACTGGCAATAAAG ACTGTAAAGCAGACATTGCATTTCTGATTGATGGAAGCTTTAATATTGGGCAGCGCCGATTTAATTTACAGAAGAATTTTGTTGGGAAAGTGGCTCTAATGTTGGGAATTGGAACAGAAGGACCACATGTTGGTCTTGTTCAAGCCAG TGAACATCCCAAAATAGAATTTTACTTGAAAAACTTTACATCAGCCAAAGATGTTTTGTTTGCCATAAAAGAAGTAGGTTTCAGAGGAGGTAATTCCAATACAG GAAAAGCCCTGAAGCATACTGCTCAGAAATTCTTCAAAGCAGACACTGGAGCGAGAAAAGGGATCCCCAAAGTGGTGGTGGTGTTTATTGATGGCTGGCCTTCTGATGACATCGAGGAAGCAGGCATTGTGGCTAGAGAGTTTGGTGTCAACGTATTTATAGTTTCTGTAGCCAAGCCTATCCCTGAAGAACTGGGGATGGTTCAGGATGTTGCATTTGTTGACAAG GCTGTCTGTCGGAATAACGGCTTCTTCTCTTACCACATGCCCAACTGGTTTGGCACCACAAAATATGTAAAGCCTCTGGTACAGAAGCTCTGCACTCATGAGCAAATGATGTGCAGCAAGACCTGTTATAATTCAGTGAACATTGCCTTTCTAATTGATGGCTCCAGCAGTGTTGGAGATAGTAATTTCCGCCTCATGCTTGAATTTGTTTCCAACATAGCCAAGACTTTTGAAATCTCGGATATTGGTGCCAAGATAGCTGCTGTACAGTTCACTTATGATCAGCACACAGAATTCAGTTTCACTGACTATAGCACCAAAGAGAATATCCTAGCTGTTATCAGAAACATCCGTTATATGAGTGGTGGAACAGCTACTGGTGATGCCATTTCCTTTACTGTTAGAAATGTGTTTGGTCCCATGAGGGATAGCCCCAACAAGAACTTCCTGGTAATTATCACAGACGGGCAGTCCTATGATGATGTCCGaggtcctgctgctgctgcacatGATGCAG GTATCACCATCTTCTCTGTTGGCGTGGCTTGGGCACCTCTGGATGACTTGAAAGATATGGCCTCTAAACCTAAGGAGTCACATGCTTTCTTCACAAGGGAATTCACAGGACTAGAACCAATTGTTTCTGACATCATTAGAGGCATTTGTAGAGATTTCTTAGAATCCCAGCAATAA